A single region of the Streptomyces vilmorinianum genome encodes:
- a CDS encoding beta-glucosidase, producing the protein MNEPWRDPLLPASVRVADLLSRMTLEEKAGQLTGFWALPSNPGAPVAPMEDDSGEPAPGLDDIVGHGLGQLTRVYGTAPITAEAGMERLASLQRQVTGAGRFGIPAIAHEECLTGFMTFGATVFPGPLAWGASFDPALVQRMAAAIGERMRRVGVHQGLAPVLDVVRDYRWGRTEECIAEDPYLVGAIGTAYVQGLEGAGVVATLKHFAGYSASRGGRNMAPVASGPREFADVLVEPFVRALREGGARSVMNSYTDVDGVPVASDERLLTGLLRDELGFGGVVVADYYAVSFLETRHGVTGSRGAAGALALTAGIDVELPTARCYGEPLTTLVRSGDVPEELVDRAAERVLLQKAELGLLDPDWEPVKPEPVDLDPPEHRALARLLAERSTVLLANDGILPLRPCRVAVSGPYADDPHSFLGCYSFPNHVALPGAPGLDIPTLGEALTAAGFTVTADDPEVNVLVLGDRAGMFGRGTSGEGCDAETLDLPGDQAALASAVLDSGVPTVLVLVSGRPYALGSLAERAAAVVQAFFPGEEGGTALARIISGAAEPSGRLPVSIPRQVGGQPGTYLHSTLGGHTDWSSVDPTPLFPFGHGLSWTRFTYSDISVDPVAPTDGVVSVAVTVRNVGEVAGTEVVQLYLSDPEASVVRPRRWLAGFGRVELRPGEAARITFSVHADRTSFTGVDLRRRVEPGEIGVAVGRSSGDLPLQGSFTLHGPLRHPAADRVLSVPVEIVPVP; encoded by the coding sequence TTGAACGAGCCTTGGCGTGACCCCCTCCTGCCCGCTTCCGTGCGAGTCGCCGATCTGCTGAGTCGGATGACGCTGGAGGAGAAGGCGGGGCAACTCACCGGCTTCTGGGCACTGCCCTCGAATCCCGGAGCGCCCGTCGCGCCGATGGAGGACGATTCCGGCGAGCCGGCGCCGGGCCTCGACGACATCGTGGGGCACGGTCTTGGCCAGCTCACCCGGGTGTACGGAACCGCGCCGATCACGGCGGAAGCCGGGATGGAGCGACTCGCCTCACTCCAGCGGCAGGTGACCGGGGCCGGCCGGTTCGGTATCCCGGCGATCGCTCACGAGGAGTGCCTGACCGGGTTCATGACGTTCGGGGCCACGGTCTTCCCCGGGCCGCTCGCCTGGGGCGCGTCCTTCGATCCCGCGCTCGTACAGCGGATGGCCGCCGCCATCGGCGAGAGGATGCGGCGGGTCGGCGTCCACCAGGGGCTGGCTCCGGTGCTCGACGTGGTCCGCGACTACCGGTGGGGCAGGACCGAGGAGTGCATCGCCGAGGACCCCTATCTCGTCGGAGCGATCGGCACCGCCTACGTGCAGGGCCTGGAAGGCGCCGGCGTCGTGGCGACGCTCAAGCACTTCGCCGGGTACTCGGCCTCGCGAGGCGGCCGGAACATGGCCCCCGTCGCCTCGGGGCCGCGCGAGTTCGCCGACGTGCTGGTCGAGCCCTTCGTACGGGCGCTGCGCGAGGGAGGCGCCCGGTCGGTGATGAACAGCTACACCGACGTGGACGGCGTCCCGGTCGCATCCGACGAACGCCTGCTGACCGGACTGCTCAGGGATGAGCTCGGTTTCGGCGGTGTCGTCGTCGCCGACTATTACGCCGTCTCCTTCCTGGAGACCCGGCACGGCGTGACCGGATCGCGCGGCGCGGCCGGCGCGCTGGCGTTGACCGCCGGAATCGACGTCGAGCTGCCCACGGCCCGCTGCTACGGCGAGCCGCTGACCACACTCGTACGGTCGGGAGACGTACCCGAGGAGCTCGTCGACCGGGCCGCGGAGCGCGTCCTGCTGCAGAAGGCCGAACTCGGCCTGCTCGACCCCGACTGGGAACCCGTCAAGCCCGAGCCGGTCGACCTCGACCCGCCGGAGCACCGGGCACTGGCCAGGCTCCTGGCCGAACGGTCCACCGTGTTGCTCGCCAACGACGGCATCCTGCCGCTGCGGCCGTGCCGGGTCGCGGTCAGCGGGCCGTACGCCGACGACCCCCACTCCTTCCTCGGCTGCTACTCCTTCCCCAACCACGTCGCGCTGCCCGGCGCCCCCGGGCTGGACATCCCGACACTCGGCGAGGCGCTCACCGCCGCCGGGTTCACGGTCACCGCGGACGATCCGGAGGTGAACGTGCTGGTACTCGGCGACCGGGCCGGCATGTTCGGCCGGGGCACCTCGGGAGAGGGCTGCGACGCCGAGACCCTCGACCTGCCCGGTGACCAGGCCGCGCTCGCCTCCGCCGTGCTGGACTCCGGGGTGCCGACCGTCCTGGTCCTCGTCTCCGGCCGGCCCTACGCGCTCGGCTCGCTCGCCGAGCGCGCGGCGGCCGTCGTCCAGGCCTTCTTCCCCGGCGAAGAGGGCGGGACGGCGCTGGCGCGGATCATCAGCGGGGCCGCGGAACCATCCGGGCGGCTCCCCGTCTCCATCCCCCGCCAGGTCGGCGGACAGCCCGGCACCTACCTGCACTCCACGCTGGGCGGTCACACCGACTGGAGCTCGGTGGACCCGACTCCGCTGTTCCCTTTCGGGCACGGGCTGAGCTGGACCAGATTCACCTACTCGGACATCTCGGTGGATCCCGTCGCTCCGACGGACGGAGTCGTCTCCGTCGCGGTCACCGTACGCAACGTCGGCGAGGTGGCCGGGACCGAGGTGGTCCAGCTGTACCTCTCGGACCCCGAGGCGTCCGTCGTCCGGCCCCGGCGGTGGCTCGCCGGATTCGGCAGGGTCGAGCTGCGGCCGGGCGAGGCTGCCCGGATCACCTTCTCCGTCCATGCCGACCGGACCTCCTTCACCGGGGTCGACCTGCGCAGGAGAGTGGAACCCGGAGAGATCGGCGTGGCCGTCGGACGGTCCAGCGGCGATCTTCCGCTCCAGGGGTCCTTCACCCTGCACGGCCCCCTACGTCACCCGGCGGCCGACCGGGTGCTGTCCGTGCCGGTCGAGATCGTCCCGGTGCCATGA
- a CDS encoding glycoside hydrolase family 30 protein codes for MPLATGPAIDFRAALQPIDGFGFSMAFQRADLLHGARGLSPAKRREVLDLLLSKDKGAGLSILRLGIGSSTDRVYDHMPTILPADPGGPDATPKYVWDGYDGGQVWLAKEAKAYGVERFFADAWSAPAFMKTNGSENDGGELLPEWRQAYANYLVQYAKFYEREGIGITDLGFTNEPDWTATYASMRFTPQQAVDFLKVLGPTVRASGLKAGVVCCDAAGWDRQVAYTEAIEADPAADKAVRTITGHRYSGPTTVPQPTDKRVWMSEWSPDGTTWNENWDDGSGYDGLTVAADIQNTLTVGNANAYVYWTGASLGATRGLIQLANPGDGYRVSKRYWALAAFSRFIRPGAVRVPVTNADPALRITAFRNTDGSRVIEILNTATTRKSAEFALRGGGDRHPDGYVTDETRSITPADVVSTHGTTLTATLAPRALTTIVLD; via the coding sequence GTGCCACTCGCCACCGGCCCCGCCATCGACTTCCGGGCCGCACTCCAGCCCATCGACGGATTCGGCTTCTCGATGGCCTTCCAGCGGGCCGACCTGCTGCACGGCGCGCGCGGCCTCAGCCCCGCCAAGCGGCGCGAGGTGCTCGACCTGCTGCTCAGCAAGGACAAGGGCGCGGGCCTGTCGATCCTGCGCCTGGGCATCGGGTCGTCGACCGACCGGGTCTACGACCACATGCCGACGATCCTGCCGGCCGATCCGGGCGGGCCGGACGCCACACCGAAGTACGTCTGGGACGGCTATGACGGCGGCCAGGTCTGGCTCGCCAAGGAGGCCAAGGCGTACGGCGTCGAACGGTTCTTCGCCGACGCCTGGAGCGCGCCGGCCTTCATGAAGACCAACGGCAGCGAGAACGACGGCGGCGAGCTCCTGCCCGAATGGCGTCAGGCCTACGCGAACTACCTCGTCCAGTACGCGAAGTTCTACGAGCGGGAAGGCATCGGAATCACCGACCTGGGGTTCACCAACGAACCCGACTGGACGGCGACCTACGCCTCGATGCGCTTCACCCCGCAGCAGGCCGTCGACTTCCTCAAGGTGCTCGGGCCGACCGTCCGCGCGTCCGGACTGAAGGCCGGGGTGGTCTGCTGCGACGCCGCGGGTTGGGACCGGCAGGTCGCCTACACCGAGGCCATCGAGGCGGACCCGGCGGCCGACAAGGCCGTGCGGACCATCACCGGCCACCGCTACAGCGGTCCGACCACGGTCCCGCAGCCGACCGACAAGCGCGTCTGGATGTCGGAATGGTCACCGGACGGCACCACCTGGAACGAGAACTGGGACGACGGCAGCGGCTACGACGGCCTCACGGTTGCCGCCGACATCCAGAACACCCTGACCGTCGGCAACGCCAACGCCTACGTCTACTGGACCGGCGCGTCCCTCGGCGCGACCCGAGGGCTCATCCAGCTCGCCAACCCGGGTGACGGCTACCGGGTGTCCAAGCGGTACTGGGCACTGGCCGCCTTCAGCCGGTTCATCCGCCCCGGCGCCGTCCGCGTGCCGGTCACGAACGCCGACCCGGCACTGCGCATCACGGCCTTCCGCAACACCGACGGCAGTCGCGTCATCGAGATCCTCAACACCGCGACCACGCGGAAGTCCGCCGAGTTCGCTCTCCGCGGCGGAGGCGACCGGCACCCCGACGGCTACGTCACCGACGAGACCCGCTCGATCACCCCGGCCGACGTCGTCTCCACGCACGGCACGACCCTCACGGCCACGCTCGCCCCGCGCGCGCTGACCACGATCGTCCTCGACTGA
- a CDS encoding extracellular solute-binding protein: MASTPPSRRNFLALAGLTALSVSMTAACGADESGGRPSADGKVTFEWWNIATTEPGKSLFPQISSAFTTAHPNIAINTTSLENEAFKSKLTATTSSGKLPDVFQTWGGGVLQQQVDAGLVEDLTDVLGWSSALTPVSLQAYQFGGRTYAVPYDIGMVGFWYNKKLFAKAGITAPPATWAEFLDDVRKLKAAGITPIALAGKEKWPGHYYWAYLAMRVAGLPALQKAATTKDFTGAGFVQAGAHLKELVDLQPFQPAFLGAGYATPGGQAATMGNGKAAMELMGQWGPSVQKDAGADLGADLGFFPFPTVDGGVGQATEVFGGGGGFALRKGAPKEALDFLKFFVLENESKLLASNGYLPVVKGAESQLTDANKKVVAESLVKATGFQLFLDQAYPPAVGQEVNDSVADLIAGKKTPEQVTTSITEAAQSA, translated from the coding sequence ATGGCCAGCACTCCCCCGAGCCGGCGAAACTTCCTGGCGCTCGCGGGCTTGACCGCACTGTCCGTCTCCATGACCGCGGCCTGCGGGGCCGACGAATCGGGCGGCAGGCCGTCGGCCGACGGCAAGGTGACGTTCGAGTGGTGGAACATCGCCACGACGGAACCGGGCAAATCCCTCTTCCCGCAGATCTCCTCGGCGTTCACGACCGCTCACCCGAACATCGCGATCAACACGACCTCGTTGGAGAACGAGGCCTTCAAGTCCAAGCTGACCGCCACCACCTCCTCGGGCAAGCTCCCCGACGTCTTCCAGACCTGGGGCGGCGGTGTGCTGCAGCAGCAGGTCGACGCGGGGCTGGTCGAGGACCTCACCGACGTCCTGGGCTGGTCGTCCGCCCTCACCCCGGTCTCGCTGCAGGCCTACCAGTTCGGGGGCCGCACCTACGCGGTGCCGTACGACATCGGCATGGTCGGCTTCTGGTACAACAAGAAGCTCTTCGCCAAGGCCGGAATCACCGCCCCGCCGGCCACCTGGGCCGAGTTCCTCGACGACGTCAGGAAGCTCAAGGCGGCGGGCATCACCCCGATCGCCCTCGCGGGCAAGGAGAAGTGGCCGGGCCACTACTACTGGGCCTACCTCGCGATGCGCGTCGCCGGCCTCCCCGCGCTGCAGAAGGCCGCGACCACCAAGGACTTCACCGGCGCCGGCTTCGTCCAGGCGGGCGCCCACCTCAAGGAGCTCGTCGACCTCCAGCCGTTCCAGCCGGCCTTCCTCGGCGCCGGCTACGCCACCCCCGGCGGGCAGGCCGCGACCATGGGCAACGGCAAGGCCGCCATGGAGCTGATGGGACAGTGGGGACCGTCGGTACAGAAGGACGCGGGCGCCGACCTCGGAGCGGACCTGGGCTTCTTCCCCTTCCCGACGGTCGACGGCGGTGTGGGACAGGCCACCGAGGTGTTCGGCGGCGGCGGTGGCTTCGCGCTGCGCAAGGGCGCCCCGAAGGAGGCACTGGACTTCCTGAAGTTCTTCGTCCTGGAGAACGAGTCCAAGCTGCTGGCCTCCAACGGCTACCTGCCGGTGGTCAAGGGGGCGGAGAGCCAGCTCACCGACGCCAACAAGAAGGTGGTGGCCGAGAGCCTGGTCAAGGCGACGGGCTTCCAGCTCTTCCTCGACCAGGCGTACCCGCCGGCGGTCGGCCAGGAGGTCAACGACAGCGTCGCCGACCTCATAGCCGGCAAGAAGACGCCCGAGCAGGTCACCACGTCGATCACCGAGGCTGCGCAGAGTGCCTAG
- a CDS encoding carbohydrate ABC transporter permease, whose product MPSFVSTLAKERTEEAVPAHPPLPARSRLRGWGDWASVAWFLVPALVLFLVFVLAPIVVAVYTGFFKWGGIGPMDDFVGFANYTKLFGDQVFLGDLGRGLYLIVLSITVQLPFALFTAVLLNQRLRGRAVYRMLFFAPYILSEVVTAVLFTMIFLPGAGMADHLAGLLGLEGLQGKWLADPSTVMPTLFVVMIWKYFGFHMMLFLAGLQSIPSEILEAASIDGAGAWQRFRHVTLPLLGPTIRISVFLSIIGSIQLFDLVWVMTAGGPNHSSETMAIAMFQFGFKRYQVGYASAISVVLFMISLVFSLFYQRYVLRRDLSGAVTSGAGR is encoded by the coding sequence GTGCCTAGCTTCGTGTCCACCCTGGCAAAGGAGCGGACGGAGGAGGCCGTGCCGGCGCACCCGCCACTCCCGGCCCGGTCGCGCCTGCGCGGGTGGGGAGACTGGGCGTCGGTCGCCTGGTTCCTCGTCCCGGCCCTGGTCCTCTTCCTCGTCTTCGTCCTCGCCCCGATCGTCGTCGCCGTCTACACCGGCTTCTTCAAATGGGGCGGGATCGGCCCCATGGACGACTTCGTCGGCTTCGCGAACTACACCAAACTGTTCGGCGATCAGGTCTTCCTCGGCGATCTGGGGCGCGGGCTGTATCTGATCGTGCTGTCGATCACAGTGCAGCTGCCGTTCGCCCTGTTCACCGCGGTCCTGCTCAACCAGAGGCTCCGTGGCCGGGCCGTCTACCGGATGCTGTTCTTCGCGCCGTACATCCTGTCCGAAGTGGTCACGGCGGTCCTCTTCACGATGATCTTCCTGCCCGGCGCCGGCATGGCCGACCACCTCGCCGGCCTCTTGGGCCTGGAGGGATTGCAGGGCAAGTGGCTCGCCGATCCCTCGACGGTCATGCCGACCCTGTTCGTGGTGATGATCTGGAAGTACTTCGGCTTCCACATGATGCTCTTCCTCGCCGGACTGCAGAGCATCCCGTCCGAGATCCTCGAGGCCGCCTCCATCGACGGCGCCGGCGCCTGGCAGCGCTTCCGGCACGTGACGCTGCCGCTGCTCGGCCCGACGATCCGGATCAGCGTCTTCCTTTCGATCATCGGGTCCATCCAGCTCTTCGACCTCGTCTGGGTCATGACCGCGGGCGGGCCCAACCACTCCTCCGAGACGATGGCGATCGCGATGTTCCAGTTCGGGTTCAAGCGGTACCAGGTCGGCTACGCCAGTGCGATCAGTGTGGTGCTGTTCATGATCAGCCTGGTCTTCTCCCTCTTCTACCAGCGTTACGTGCTCCGCCGCGATCTGAGCGGGGCCGTTACCTCGGGAGCTGGCCGATGA
- a CDS encoding carbohydrate ABC transporter permease: MNARRTARGLSLHAVVWLIAAFVAVPLLYAVISGFKSTGELTTNPFGLPEQWKTGNYTGILSDGMFWRQIANSAGIAIGTTCCTVAASAMAAFVLARYAFRGRELFYTLFTIGLMFPFAVAVLPLFLMLRTFGLLDNPLGVILPQAAFGLPMTIVILRGFFRTIPAEIEEAATMDGCGKFRFFWKILLPMARPALGTVSVLAVVASWNNFFLPLLVFSDPKWQTIPVGVQQFQGQYSTDFALVLAYIVLAMVPALAFYAVAERQLIGGLTAGATKG, from the coding sequence ATGAACGCCCGCCGGACGGCACGCGGCCTTTCGCTGCACGCCGTGGTCTGGCTGATCGCCGCGTTCGTCGCCGTGCCGCTGCTCTACGCGGTGATCTCCGGGTTCAAGAGCACCGGCGAGCTCACGACGAATCCGTTCGGGCTGCCGGAGCAGTGGAAGACCGGAAACTACACCGGAATTCTCAGCGACGGAATGTTCTGGCGGCAGATCGCCAACAGCGCGGGAATCGCGATCGGCACGACGTGCTGCACGGTGGCGGCCTCCGCGATGGCGGCGTTCGTGCTGGCCCGTTATGCCTTCCGGGGCAGGGAGTTGTTCTATACGCTCTTCACGATCGGGCTGATGTTCCCGTTCGCGGTGGCCGTCCTGCCGCTCTTCCTCATGCTGCGCACCTTCGGCCTGCTCGACAACCCGCTCGGGGTGATCCTCCCGCAGGCGGCTTTCGGGCTCCCCATGACGATCGTGATTCTGCGCGGCTTCTTCCGGACCATCCCGGCGGAGATCGAGGAGGCCGCCACCATGGACGGCTGCGGCAAGTTCCGCTTCTTCTGGAAGATCCTGCTGCCGATGGCGCGTCCGGCGCTCGGTACGGTCTCGGTGCTGGCGGTCGTCGCGAGCTGGAACAACTTCTTCCTGCCGCTGCTGGTGTTCAGCGATCCGAAATGGCAGACGATCCCGGTCGGTGTCCAGCAGTTCCAGGGCCAGTACTCGACCGACTTCGCGCTCGTCCTGGCCTACATCGTGCTCGCCATGGTCCCTGCCCTCGCCTTCTACGCCGTCGCCGAGCGTCAGCTGATCGGCGGCCTTACCGCCGGCGCCACCAAGGGTTGA
- a CDS encoding LacI family DNA-binding transcriptional regulator — translation MNERRATLAVIAAEAGVSQATVSKVINGRSDVAPSTRERIEALLRSHNYLQPGRQSRARRSGLVDLIIGGLDSAWAVEILRGVEAECAQRGVGTVVSLVPPGEATPSSWAALPVQHHSDGVILVTASVTQAQRAQVERGGVALVVIDPIDLPDNGVPSIGATNWAGGLAATEHLLGMGHRRIAAIGGRREMLCSQARIDGYRAALERAGIEVDRDLIRFGDFQHEGGFRCAQELLALPEPPTAVFAGSDQQAMGVYEAARQGGLSIPRDLSVIGFDDLPMCDWLSPPLTTVRQPLEEMGRLAARTLFQLLEDQPLVSPRMELSTELKVRLSTAPPRL, via the coding sequence TTGAACGAGCGGCGTGCGACTCTGGCGGTCATCGCCGCGGAGGCAGGGGTCTCCCAGGCCACCGTCTCCAAGGTGATCAACGGCCGCTCCGATGTCGCGCCCTCGACACGCGAACGGATCGAGGCACTGCTGCGGTCCCACAACTACCTCCAGCCCGGCAGGCAGAGCAGGGCTCGCAGATCGGGCCTGGTCGACCTGATCATCGGCGGTCTGGACAGCGCGTGGGCGGTGGAGATACTGCGCGGCGTCGAGGCCGAGTGCGCCCAGCGGGGCGTCGGCACCGTCGTGTCGCTCGTCCCGCCGGGCGAGGCCACGCCGTCGAGCTGGGCCGCACTGCCGGTCCAGCATCACAGCGACGGCGTCATCCTCGTCACCGCCTCGGTCACCCAGGCCCAGCGCGCCCAGGTCGAGCGGGGCGGGGTGGCGCTGGTCGTCATCGACCCGATCGACCTGCCGGACAACGGCGTTCCGAGCATCGGCGCGACCAACTGGGCCGGCGGCCTGGCCGCCACCGAGCACCTGCTGGGAATGGGACACCGCCGGATCGCCGCGATCGGCGGGCGCAGGGAGATGCTCTGCAGCCAGGCTCGCATCGACGGATACCGGGCCGCTCTGGAGCGGGCCGGTATCGAGGTCGACCGCGACCTGATCCGGTTCGGCGACTTCCAGCACGAAGGCGGATTCCGGTGCGCCCAGGAGCTGCTCGCCCTCCCCGAGCCGCCGACCGCCGTCTTCGCCGGCAGCGACCAGCAGGCGATGGGCGTCTACGAGGCCGCCCGACAGGGCGGACTGAGCATCCCGCGGGACCTCAGCGTGATCGGCTTCGACGACCTGCCGATGTGCGACTGGCTGTCACCGCCGCTGACGACGGTGCGCCAGCCGCTGGAGGAGATGGGCCGGCTCGCCGCCCGCACGCTGTTCCAGCTTCTGGAGGACCAGCCCCTGGTCAGCCCCCGGATGGAGCTCTCGACCGAACTCAAGGTCCGGCTCTCCACCGCCCCGCCCCGTCTCTAG
- a CDS encoding glycoside hydrolase family 43 protein, which produces MTTSFGDPVLPGFRPDPSVCRVGADYYLVTSSFEWFPGLPVFHSRDLVNWRRLGSALDRPSQLDLDGCGPSRGLFAPTIRHHDGLFHLVCTLMDGPGHFVVTATDPAGPWSEPYWLEGEGFDPSLFFDDGPDGDGRAWFTAARVRDEAVGRTEIWMREYLPRERRLTGPEYVLWSGSHPDARWSEAPHLYRIDATYLLLTAEGGTDVDHSVVAARADRVTGPYEGAPANPVLPPAPKGPVTCTGHADLVRTPYGDWRAVLLGVRPGSALGRETFLSRITWHDGWPAFSPVVHTGLPRPLHDGFATLSADWSTLRTPRAPFWTTGDGLRLRLRPERLGELTVPSLLVRPQEQPDCDVSTELHFTPAAPGEQAGLAVVVDDDAHLLLLRTTEGLILRRGPDVLVRVPLSPGPVRLGVRIRGFSHTFAHAAPDGAWQDLATIEATFLTPLFTSVQLGLYASSHGRPSTNQAHFTWFDITHPHRPSGASDFDEPEM; this is translated from the coding sequence ATGACCACGTCGTTCGGTGATCCCGTGCTGCCCGGGTTCCGCCCCGACCCGTCCGTCTGCCGGGTGGGGGCGGACTACTACCTGGTGACGTCCAGCTTCGAGTGGTTCCCGGGGCTCCCCGTGTTCCACAGCCGCGATCTCGTGAACTGGCGCCGTCTCGGCTCCGCGCTGGACCGACCGTCCCAGCTCGACCTCGACGGGTGCGGGCCCTCACGCGGCCTGTTCGCGCCGACGATCCGGCACCATGACGGGCTCTTCCACCTCGTCTGCACACTGATGGACGGCCCCGGCCATTTCGTCGTCACGGCGACCGACCCGGCCGGGCCGTGGTCGGAACCGTACTGGCTGGAGGGCGAGGGCTTCGACCCGTCGCTGTTCTTCGACGACGGGCCCGACGGCGACGGCCGGGCCTGGTTCACCGCCGCCCGCGTACGGGACGAGGCCGTCGGCCGCACCGAGATCTGGATGCGCGAATACCTTCCCCGCGAACGACGTCTCACGGGACCCGAGTACGTCCTGTGGTCGGGAAGCCACCCGGACGCCCGATGGTCGGAAGCCCCGCACCTCTACAGGATCGACGCCACCTATCTCCTGCTCACCGCGGAGGGGGGCACCGATGTGGACCACAGCGTGGTGGCCGCCCGCGCCGACCGCGTGACCGGCCCCTACGAGGGCGCCCCCGCCAACCCGGTATTGCCTCCCGCCCCGAAGGGCCCGGTCACCTGCACCGGACACGCCGACCTCGTGCGGACGCCGTACGGCGACTGGCGGGCCGTACTCCTGGGCGTCCGCCCGGGCTCCGCCCTCGGCCGCGAGACCTTCCTCAGCCGGATCACCTGGCACGACGGCTGGCCGGCCTTCTCCCCCGTCGTCCACACCGGTCTTCCCCGCCCCCTGCACGACGGCTTCGCCACCCTCTCCGCCGACTGGAGCACCCTGCGCACCCCACGCGCGCCGTTCTGGACCACCGGCGACGGGCTCCGTCTCCGGCTCCGCCCCGAACGCCTCGGCGAACTCACCGTCCCGTCCCTCCTGGTCCGCCCCCAGGAACAGCCCGACTGCGACGTGTCCACCGAGCTGCACTTCACCCCCGCCGCACCGGGCGAACAGGCCGGCCTCGCCGTGGTCGTCGACGACGACGCCCACCTCCTGCTCCTTCGCACCACGGAGGGACTCATCCTCCGCCGGGGTCCCGACGTCCTGGTCCGCGTCCCCCTCTCCCCCGGCCCCGTTCGCCTGGGGGTCCGCATCCGCGGCTTCAGCCACACCTTCGCCCACGCGGCGCCCGACGGCGCCTGGCAGGACCTGGCCACCATCGAAGCCACCTTCCTCACGCCACTGTTCACCAGCGTCCAGCTCGGCCTCTACGCCTCCTCCCACGGCCGCCCGTCCACGAATCAGGCCCACTTCACGTGGTTCGACATCACGCATCCACACCGACCTTCCGGGGCGAGTGACTTCGACGAACCGGAAATGTGA
- a CDS encoding endo-1,4-beta-xylanase, with the protein MRLHAIPPSTVRRKIGGLCAALIVGVLGSATVLVAPSASHAAESTLGSAAAQSGRYFGTAIASGRLGDSTYTTIAAREFNSVTAENEMKIDATEPQQGRFDFTAGDRVYNWAVQNGKQVRGHTLAWHSQQPGWMQNLSGSALRQAMINHINGVMAHYKGKIVQWDVVNEAFVDGNSGARRDSNLQRTGNDWIEVAFRTARAADPAAKLCYNDYNVENWTWAKTQAMYAMVRDFKQRGVPIDCVGFQSHFNNDSPYNGNFRTTLQNFAALGVDVAITELDIQGASGTTYANVTNDCLAVPRCLGITVWGVRDTDSWRAEHTPLLFNGDGSKKPAYASVLNALNAVSPNPTPTPSPGSGAIKGVASGRCLDVPGAVTTDGTQLQLWDCNNRTNQQWTYTTTGELRVYGDKCLDAAGTGNGAKVQIYGCWGGENQKWRLNSDGTIVGVQSGLCLDAAANGTTNGTQIQLYSCWNGGNQRWTRT; encoded by the coding sequence ATGCGTTTACACGCCATTCCCCCATCCACCGTCCGCCGGAAAATCGGCGGCCTGTGCGCGGCGCTGATCGTCGGCGTCCTCGGTTCCGCCACCGTGCTGGTGGCGCCGTCGGCCTCACACGCCGCCGAGAGCACGCTCGGCAGCGCGGCGGCGCAGAGCGGCCGCTACTTCGGCACCGCCATCGCCTCGGGCCGGCTCGGCGACTCGACGTACACGACGATCGCGGCCCGCGAGTTCAACTCGGTGACGGCCGAGAACGAGATGAAGATCGACGCCACCGAGCCCCAGCAGGGCCGGTTCGACTTCACCGCCGGCGACCGCGTCTACAACTGGGCGGTGCAGAACGGCAAGCAGGTGCGCGGCCACACCCTGGCCTGGCACTCCCAGCAGCCCGGCTGGATGCAGAACCTCAGCGGCAGCGCGCTGCGCCAGGCGATGATCAACCACATCAACGGCGTGATGGCCCACTACAAGGGCAAGATCGTCCAGTGGGACGTGGTGAACGAGGCCTTCGTCGACGGCAACTCGGGAGCCCGGCGCGACTCCAACCTGCAGCGCACCGGCAACGACTGGATCGAGGTCGCCTTCCGCACCGCACGCGCCGCAGACCCGGCCGCCAAGCTCTGCTACAACGACTACAACGTCGAGAACTGGACCTGGGCCAAGACCCAGGCCATGTACGCCATGGTCCGGGACTTCAAGCAACGTGGCGTGCCCATCGACTGCGTCGGCTTCCAGTCGCACTTCAACAACGACAGCCCCTACAACGGCAACTTCCGCACCACTCTGCAGAACTTCGCAGCCCTCGGCGTCGACGTCGCCATCACCGAACTCGACATCCAGGGCGCCTCGGGCACGACCTACGCCAACGTGACCAACGACTGCCTGGCCGTGCCGCGTTGCCTCGGCATCACCGTCTGGGGCGTGCGCGACACCGACTCCTGGCGAGCGGAGCACACGCCGCTGCTGTTCAACGGCGACGGCAGCAAGAAGCCCGCCTACGCCTCCGTCCTCAACGCGCTCAACGCCGTCTCCCCCAACCCCACTCCGACCCCCTCCCCCGGCTCCGGAGCGATCAAGGGAGTCGCCTCGGGCCGCTGCCTGGACGTACCCGGTGCCGTGACGACCGACGGCACCCAGCTCCAGCTGTGGGACTGCAACAACCGCACCAACCAACAGTGGACCTACACCACCACGGGTGAGCTCAGGGTCTACGGCGACAAGTGCCTGGACGCCGCCGGCACCGGCAACGGCGCCAAGGTGCAGATCTACGGCTGCTGGGGCGGCGAGAACCAGAAGTGGCGCCTCAACTCCGACGGAACCATCGTCGGCGTCCAGTCCGGCCTCTGCCTCGACGCCGCCGCCAACGGCACCACCAACGGCACCCAGATCCAGCTCTACTCCTGCTGGAACGGCGGCAATCAGCGCTGGACCCGCACCTGA